The Plutella xylostella chromosome 12, ilPluXylo3.1, whole genome shotgun sequence genome includes a window with the following:
- the LOC105388378 gene encoding lactase/phlorizin hydrolase, which translates to MKLFVATLGAVLLCGHAAVVKQSGRSFPKDFLFGTATASYQIEGAYNEDGKGENIWDRLTHQDPSPIRDHSNGDIAADSYHKVERDVEMMRELGLDAYRFSLSWSRILPTGFSDQINPAGVDYYNRLINEMLKYNIEPLVTLYHWDLPQPLQDLGGFANPLIGQWFEDYARVVYHHFGDRVKRFITFNEPREICFEGYGSTTKAPAINATGIAEYICAKNLVTAHANAYYLYNNEFKASQGGQVGITISINWFGAKTDSAEDEAAAELKRQAEWGLYAEPIFSSEGGFPKELVQRVGEKSAQQGFPRSRMPEFTDEEREYVRGASDFFGVNHYTGSDISATENLGQHPVPSMLDDINVGSSTPAEWAPSASVWLKLSPDSIYKTFTYLKNRFGDWEFYITENGWSTEGGLDDDGRTLYYRTALESVLDAMDAGVNIKGYMAWSLMDNFEWMEGYIERFGLYEVDFEDPDRKRTPRQSAFVYKKIIKDRTIDHDYVPADNVMTIDEGHPNKCFAFSLLATMKRFIVILCAVLLCGHAAVVKQSGRSFPKDFLFGTATASYQIEGAYNEDGKGENIWDRLTHQVPSPIKDQSSGDIAADSYHKVERDVEMMRELGLDAYRFSLSWSRILPTGFSNQINPAGVDYYNRLINEMLKYNIQPLVTLYHWDLPQPLQDLGGFASPLFGQWFEDYARVVYTNFGDRVKFFITFNEPREICNEGYGGTGFAPVVNATGIGEYLCAKHLVTAHAKAYHLYNNEFRASQGGKVGITISVNWFEAETDSEDDKLAAIWFRQGSWGIFSEPIFGLEGGFPKELAERIAEKSAQQGFPRSRLPEFTDEEREYIRGTSDFFGINHYFNARVSATTYPFNPAVPSLNDDVGVDLIFESKRAESTSGPVVKLSNVMLLLKELYGDWDFYITENGMSSAPGVDDTARGLYYKAALENCLDAIDDGIKLKGYMAWSLMDNFEWMQGYTSRFGLYAVDFEDPNRPRTPKHSAFVYKRIIKDRFIDHAYVPDASVSVMTIDEGH; encoded by the exons ATGAAGCTGTTCGTTGCTACACTCGG CGCAGTGCTATTGTGCGGCCATGCAGCCGTCGTGAAGCAGTCGGGAAGGTCGTTCCCAAAGGATTTCCTATTCGGGACGGCGACCGCCTCTTACCAAATTGAAGGGGCTTATAATGAAGATG GAAAAGGCGAAAATATATGGGACCGTTTAACCCATCAAGATCCGTCTCCCATCAGAGATCATAGCAATGGAGATATCGCCGCGGACTCCTATCACAAGGTTGAAAGAGACGTGGAAATGATGAGGGAGCTAGGATTGGACGCATACAGGTTCTCCCTGTCTTGGTCTCGAATCCTCCCAACCGGATTTTCAGACCAGATTAACCCAGCCGGTGTGGACTACTACAACAGGTTAATTAATGAGATGCTCAAGTACAACATCGAGCCATTGGTGACTTTGTACCACTGGGACCTGCCACAGCCGCTGCAAGACTTGGGTGGATTCGCAAACCCCCTCATCGGCCAATGGTTCGAGGATTACGCTCGCGTGGTTTACCACCACTTCGGTGATAGGGTCAAGCGCTTCATCACTTTCAACGAACCAAGAGAGATCTGCTTTGAAGGATACGGCTCCACTACCAAGGCACCGGCAATCAATGCTACTGGTATCGCAGAATATATTTGCGCTAAGAATCTGGTGACGGCTCACGCTAACGCTTACTACCTGTACAACAATGAGTTCAAGGCGAGCCAGGGCGGGCAAGTCGGTATCACAATCAGTATCAACTGGTTTGGTGCTAAAACTGATTCGGCAGAAGATGAAGCCGCGGCCGAGCTAAAACGTCAAGCTGAG TGGGGTCTGTATGCTGAGCCTATTTTCAGCTCAGAAGGAGGCTTCCCGAAAGAATTGGTTCAAAGGGTTGGGGAGAAAAGTGCTCAGCAAGGGTTCCCACGGTCCCGCATGCCTGAGTTCACAGACGAAGAGAGAGAGTATGTTCGAGGAGCGTCAGACTTCTTTGGAGTAAACCACTACACTGGTTCAGACATTTCTGCGACTGAGAATCTTGGACAGCACCCCGTTCCGTCTATGTTGGATGATATAAATGTCGGTTCCTCCACGCCGGCGGAGTGGGCACCGTCCGCATCTGTGTGGCTCAAg CTATCACCAGACAGCATTTACAAGACTTTCACTTACTTGAAGAATAGATTTGGTGATTGGGAATTCTACATCACTGAGAATGGCTGGTCCACTGAAGGTGGCCTGGACGACGACGGACGCACTCTGTACTACAGAACAGCATTGGAGAGCGTTCTCGACGCTATGGACGCTGGAGTCAACATCAAAGGATACATGGCCTGGAGTCTTATGGACAACTTTGAGTGGATGGAAGGATACAT TGAGCGTTTCGGCCTATACGAGGTGGACTTTGAAGACCCAGACCGGAAGAGGACCCCGAGGCAATCAGCTTTTGTGTACAAGAAAATTATTAAGGACAGAACCATCGACCACGACTACGTTCCAGCAGACAATGTCATGACTATTGATGAAGGTCAC CCAAACAAGTGTTTCGCGTTTAGTTTGTTGGCAACAATGAAAAGGTTCATCGTAATTCTGTG cgCTGTCCTATTATGCGGCCATGCAGCCGTCGTGAAGCAGTCTGGGAGGTCGTTCCCGAAGGATTTCCTATTCGGAACTGCGACCGCCTCTTACCAAATTGAAGGGGCTTATAATGAAGATG GAAAGGGTGAAAACATCTGGGACCGTTTAACCCATCAAGTGCCGTCTCCCATCAAGGACCAGAGCAGTGGAGACATCGCCGCCGACTCCTACCACAAAGTTGAGAGAGATGTAGAGATGATGAGAGAGCTAGGGTTGGACGCATACAGATTCTCGCTGTCTTGGTCTCGAATCCTTCCCACCGGATTTTCAAACCAGATTAACCCAGCCGGTGTGGACTACTACAACAGATTAATTAACGAGATGCTTAAGTACAACATCCAACCATTGGTGACTTTATACCACTGGGACCTGCCGCAGCCGCTGCAAGACTTGGGAGGATTCGCGAGCCCTCTCTTTGGACAATGGTTTGAAGATTACGCACGCGTAGTGTACACCAATTTCGGTGACCGAGTGAAGTTTTTCATCACATTTAATGAACCACGAGAGATCTGTAATGAAGGTTACGGTGGTACAGGTTTTGCGCCAGTAGTGAATGCTACTGGTATTGGTGAATATCTTTGTGCTAAACATCTTGTTACTGCCCATGCTAAGGCGTACCACCTTTACAACAATGAGTTCAGAGCAAGCCAGGGCGGTAAAGTTGGTATCACTATCAGTGTCAACTGGTTTGAAGCTGAAACCGATTCAGAGGATGACAAATTAGCGGCTATCTGGTTCCGGCAAGGATCG tGGGGCATATTTTCTGAGCCCATATTTGGCTTAGAAGGTGGCTTCCCAAAAGAGCTAGCTGAAAGAATAGCGGAGAAAAGCGCTCAGCAAGGGTTCCCGCGATCCCGCTTGCCCGAGTTCACGGACGAAGAACGGGAGTACATTCGTGGAACGTCTGACTTCTTCGGAATCAACCACTACTTCAATGCACGGGTATCTGCTACAACATACCCTTTCAACCCAGCCGTCCCGTCTTTGAATGATGATGTTGGAGTTGATCTCATTTTCGAATCCAAAAGGGCTGAATCCACTTCtgga CCAGTGGTTAAACTAAGCAACGTTATGTTGCTACTGAAAGAATTATACGGAGACTGGGACTTCTACATTACGGAAAATGGTATGTCCAGTGCTCCTGGAGTGGACGACACAGCCCGAGGCCTGTACTACAAGGCCGCTCTAGAGAACTGTCTCGATGCTATCGACGATGGTATTAAACTAAAAGGATACATGGCATGGAGTCTCATGGACAATTTTGAGTGGATGCAGGGTTACAC tTCCCGGTTTGGTCTGTATGCAGTAGACTTCGAAGATCCCAACCGACCGAGGACCCCAAAACATTCGGCTTTCGTCTACAAGAGAATCATTAAGGACAGATTTATCGACCATGCCTACGTACCCGATGCCTCTGTCAGTGTGATGACCATTGACGAAGGCCACTAG